In Candidatus Buchananbacteria bacterium, the DNA window CTTAACTAAAATATCAAGCATCAAGGTTGATTTGCCTGAGCCGGAAACCCCCGTTAAGCAAATAAATTTGCCAAGTGGAATCTTAGCATCAATATTTTTCAAATTAAATTCACTGGCGCCGATAATTTCAATAAATTTGCCATTGCCTTTACGGTACGTTTTTGGTTCATCAATTTTATCAGTCCCCGACAAATATCGTCCGGTCAAAGAATTTTTATTCTTTTTAATTTCTGCCGGTGTTCCCTGAGCAACCACCTTGCCACCAGCCTCACCGGCACCCGGACCGATGTCAATAATTTCGTCAGCCGCCTCCATGGTCATCTCATCGTGCTCAACAACAATCACCGTATTACCCAGATCACGCAAATGTTTTAAGGTGTCAATCAAACGCTGATTGTCTTTTTGGTGCAAACCAATTGACGGTTCATCTAAAATATACACCACACCAGTCAACGAAAGCCCAAGCTGAGTAGCTAAACGAATCCGTTGAGCTTCGCCGCCCGACAGCGTTGCCGATGGCCGATCAAGCGTGATATACCCCAGCCCGACATCATTAAGATACTGCAAATGATTGACGATTTCTTTTATCGCTTGATCGGCGATTTTATGCTCCTTAGCCGTTAGGCTCAGTTCACCGGTCTTGTTTTTTTGTAGTTGTTTAAAAAATTCCAAACCTTTCTCAATCGTTAATGAAGTTATTTCTGAAATATTCTTTTCACCAATCGTCACCGCCAGATAAACCGGCTTTAATCTTCGACCCTGGCAGTACGGACAGGTAAACACTCTCATGTATTGTTCAATTTCCTGGCGCAAATAGTCGGAAGTTGTTTGCTGATATTTTTCTTGTAAAATTTCAAGCACGCCGGCAAATGTCAGCTTCTCGTTTCCGATTTCGTACTCTTTGCCGCCGGTACCGTTGAAAATAATATCCAGAGATTTCTCAGATAACTCCGAAACCGGCACATCCAGCTTAAACTTATGTTCTTTGGCAACCGTTTGCAATAATTGCCAATAATTATTTTGGTTTGAAAAATTTCTAGCCCACGGTTTAATCGCACCTTCGGCCAGTGTCAGACGCTTATTTGGAATAACCAGTTCCGGATCCACCTCTAGCCGAGTGCCGATACCCAGACATTTAGCACAGGCGCCGGCCGGCGAATTAAACGAAAAATTACGCGGTTCAAGAGTAGTAATATTGATGTTACACTTGGAACAAATATAATGCTGAGAGAAAAAATATTCTGTACTATCAACAATAATTGAGATTTGACCATTGCTTAAATCAAGCGCCAATTCAACCATCCGGCTCAATTCTTCTCTAAAAATTTCTTCTTCTTTCTTGGTATATGTCAGGTCACCAACAATAATTTCTACCGTTTGACCGTCTGCAAAATTCAGCGAGGTGGCGTCAAGATTTTTGATTTCATTTGCTACCCGAATTGATTTGAATCCTGATTTTTTGATTTCATCAATAGTCTTACTTTTTTTATCAATATTAACCGGCGCAAAAATCTTTACCTTACTGTTTTCTTTTATCAAGCCAAAAACGCGGCTGATAATCTGGCTTGAAGTTTGTTTCTCCAGCTCTTTGCCGCACACCGGACAGTGGACATGGCCGATGCGTGAATAAATCAATCGCAAATAATCATAAATTTCTGTGACGGTTCCCACCGTTGAACGAGGATTAGTTGAAGCTGAGCGCTGGTCTATTGAAATAGCCGGAGACAGACCCTCAATCGAGTCGACTTCCGGCTTATCCATTAAACCTAAAAATTGTCGGGCGTAGGTGGAAAGTGATTCCACATAGCGGCGCTGACCTTCAGCGTAGATAGTATCAAAAGCTAAAGAAGATTTTCCCGAACCAGAAATACCAGTAAACACAACCAGTTTCTCCCGCGGGATTTCAATATTAATATTTTTTAAATTATGAACCCTCGCTCCTTTGACGATAATTTTTTTTAACATAGTTTTGTCTTTCTTTTATGTCTCCATCAAAACCCATCGTTGCCAAAAACTGCGGGACACAAAAAAACAGGGATAAACTTTAAACTAAGGATACAGTTTACACCTGTTTTTGATTTGTGTCAAACCGATTAGTAGAATTCGACGTGCCAATGTCTGGTGCCGCCAACCGGGCTTTCATCGACAAAAGTTGCCGTCCGGCCGTTGGGCAAAGTGACATTGCGATACATTGTTGCGCTCGGATCCTTACCCCACTGAACCGTTATTGACTCATGGCTCTGAATATATCCATCAAGCTCGGCGTTTTCTCCGATTCGAATATCCGCCTGATACCCGGGCCGGGATGTATGATGACCCGCCTCAGTTGCCCCGGTAATAGTAAATCCGCCGTATTCATCAGCTAATGAATTTAAACTGTCAACCGTAGTGCCTTCTAGGCCGCCCACGTTAGTACAATTAGTTTGCCCGGCGTACTGGCACGGCGCTTTATTAATGCCAATATCATGTTCATCCAAGCTCGCTCGAGTAGTAGTCTCCCCCTGAGAAGTCCCCGTGGGCAAAGCCCCCGTATATTCGCCGCCAGTATCGACTGCGCCGCCGCCATAATCACGGACCAAGGCGGGGTCAAATTCATCGCCAACCGACACAGACAAATCATCTAACTCAACTAATTTCGGGTTAACGGTTTGCAGAATGATGAAAGAAAAAAGCGCAAGCAATAATCCAGTTAATGCAGAAGTAATAAAATCTTTCGCTGTACTGATCTGGTTTGGATTACCGGCCGACACTAACCATAAAAAACCGCCAACCATAATCATAATGACTGCTAACACTCCGGCAACCGCGACGCCGTAGTTGTAAATCGCGGTAATATATTTGCCAATCCAAGGAATCGCACATTGTGTTCCACCCTCACAACTAACCGGATCAAACTCTAATGTCGTATTGCCAATCTTAACCGACAGCGTCGGTTTAATCCCCCCGTCCTGCGCCATGGCTACAGAAGCATTTATAAACAGAATAACAAATAAAGCCGCTAGAAATATAATGCTACTTTTTTGAAAATGTTTCATGTCCGACGTGTCCTAATGTAATAAAGCATCCATAGCGCCACTGATCATAATTTCAGAATTTCGCCGCGCTCGGTTTGGCACCTGACCGGCATAAATACTGTCAACAATTTCCGCGCCGGCCGTCACCCAGTATGTTGCGTCGCCAGTTTCAATGCCATTAACAACGGCAGCCTGCAAATTAACAAAACTATCCAGCCCGCCGCCGCCCAAATTAAAGGCCATATCAACCAGAACTGTTCGCCGATCGGCATCAAGCTGATTCCAGTTTGCCTCGCCGCCGACAAAACCAACTGCATCATCAATTGCGTCCTGATAATCGTCCTCAAAAAGTTCGTTTGCTCGTTCACTAGATATGCAATCACCTTCATTAATATTGTCCGCTCCGGTCACTAAGTGGCCATACCCAATTGTCAAATTACCAAGACTATCGCGATAAGCACACGGATTATAGCCCTCATTTCGCTGTGTATACTCAACCGGATTACCACCGGTCCAATAATCTCCATCAGACCCGGTGCCATCGCGTTCTGGTGTAATAGCAATGCCGCTGGAGCTGTCAGTCCCACCAACCGTGTTAATTGGTTGAATCTGTGACACCGTTATACCTTCTAATTTGACCAGACGAGGGTTAACGGTTTGCAGAATGATAAAAGAAAAAAGCGCAAGCAATAATCCAGTTAATGCAGAAGTAATAAAATCTTTCGCTGTACTGATCTGGTTTGGGTTACCGGCCGACACTAACCATAAAAAACCGCCAACCATGATCATAATGACTGCTAACACTCCGGCAACCGCGACGCCGTAGTTGTAAATCGCGCCAATATACTGGCCGATCCAATCCACTTCTAAATTCCCTCCCGATTCTGTCCAGCCCTCACCCTCATTAAAACCTTTAAAGCTGCCAATCTCAACACTGATCTGCGGCTCGGGAATACCCGTTGCCAAAACTGCCGGCGCTAATAAAAAAGATCCTGCTAAAAAGAAGAAAAAAATAAACAAAATATTTTTCATACCGCTCTTATCTACTTAACTCTGCTAAAATAATGCTCTCAAATGTCGCTAATGAGACCGCACCTCGCAAGGGCTTACCGTTGATAAAAAATGTTGGAGTTGCCTCAACGCCAAATGCTAAACCTTCCTGCAGATCAGCTTCAATTTCCGGCAGATATTTTCCGGCGCCCATGCAACTGCTAAACTGCAAACTATTAAGACCGATTTGAACCGACCAAGCGGCTAAATTATCCTCGTTGATTTTATCTTGATTTTCAAAAATCTTATCGTGCATTTCCCAAAATTTTCCCTGTTCATTCGCACACTCACCGGCTAACGAAGCTAACACTGCCTGCGGATGGATGTCGGTCAGAGGAAAATCACGAAAAACAAACAGCACTCTGTCGCTGTAATCCTTAATTAGCTCTTTAACTACCGGATAAACCTGGGCGCAGTACGGACACTGAAAATCAGAAAACTCCACAACAACTACCTTCGCGTCTTTTGGTCCGACGCTTGGATCATCATCAGTTGCCAAGTTGGTTAAAACAATCTGATCATCGGGCTCAGCCGCCGAACCGCCAAAAAGTTCACTGGCAGTTATTTCCCCAGACCGCAACAGGTAGATGACTTTAGCAACATAAATCCCAAAAGCAACCGAAAAAACCGAAAACAAAACTAAAAATCCAATCAGCAATTGACCCCACCAATGCTTATACCATTTTTTGTCCGGTTGGTGATCGCCTTTCTGGGAATTTGGAACATTAAAAATTGGCTCTTCAGTATACATAAATTCAATAATATTATACCATAAAAATAGAAATGATATAAACCGCTATGACTCAATATGAAAAAATCACCGATGCTGCCGAAAAAAAATATCTAAAAAAAGACCTTAAGCGCCGAAAACAGATGAAAGTAAGCGGCAAAAGAGTACTACAACTCAAACGGATCATCAGCCAAAAATCAACGTCATCCCGGGCGAATTGACAATATTTGGTTTTTCTGATAGATTATAGACATTGATTATGCTTATCGACATTATTCAAATTATTTCAGCAGTCCTCTTGATTGCTGTTGTCCTGATTCAAAATAAAGGCACCGGTCTGGGTGCTGCTTTTGGTGGCGAAGGCACGGTTCATCGATCTAAGCGCGGTGCTGAAAAATGGCTATTTACTTCAACTATCATCCTCGCAATTGTTTTCTTGGCAACTGCTCTTGCCAACACTCTTTTTTAAAACCCACACAACTACATAACAGACTAAATCATTTTTTGTGTTTAAAAGCATTTTCTCGCTAAACAAAAACAAAAACGCTCAAAGTACAGGTGAAATATCGGAGGACTCGCCGAATACCGACCTTAAGAAATCTGACCGCAAAAGCTTGGACAAAAAGTTAATTTATTCTCTTGGTAACAAAAGAATTCCCAACTTCCGCCAGCTTAAACACCTGCCAAAAATACTGAAACCAAAAGAGCGAGCCACTTTTACCGGTCTGGTCGCTTTGGTTATTGTTTCTGTTATTTTTATTGTTACCACATTTTATCTCAGAAATTTCTTGCCGACGCCAACAGTCGGAGGCGAATATGTAGAAGGCTTAATCGGCGCGCCTCAGTATATCAACCCAATCTTATCACAGACAAACGATGTTGATTCCGACATCGCTCGGTTAATTTTTTCCGGACTGCTCAAATATGATTCCGAATTACAGTTGGTCCCCGATCTTGCCGCAAGCTGGGAAGCAAGTGAAGATCAAAAAACATACACTTTCACCTTAAAACAAGGAATAAAATGGCACGATGGTCAGACGCTTGATGCTGACGATGTCATCTTTACTTTCCAAAGCATCCAGGACCCCGATTTTAAAAGCCCGTTATTAATCAGTTTTCGCGGCGTCACGATTCAAAAAATTGACGACCTGACAGTTAAATTTACCCTGCCGGAAGTGTTTCCCGCCTTTCTTGAAGTGTTAACATTCGGAATCTTACCGGAACACATCTGGGGGACAATCCCTGCCATCAATGCCAACTTGACGGAATACAATCTTAAGCCGGTCGGCAGCGGACCCTGGAAATTTAAATCATTAGCCAAAGATCGTTTGGGCAATATTAAGTCGTATGTCTTAGTACCAAATCCCGATTATTACGGACCACAACCGTATATCGAAAAATTGACTTTTAATTTTTATCCTGATTTTCAAACTGCCGTAGTAGCACTAAAAAATAATTCTGCTGAAGGAATCAGTTTTCTGCCAAAAGAATTTAAATCCCAATTAGCGGGAGAAAAAAGCCTTAACTTTAATTCTTTTTATCTCCCTCAGTATACTGCTGTCTTCTTTAACCAAAAAGAAAATGAAGCGTTAAAAGAAAAAAGCGTCCGGCAGGCCCTTGCCTACGGCATTGATAAATCAAAAATCTTAAGCGAAGCTCTTGGACTAGAGGGCGAAATTATTGACGGGCCGATTTTACCGATACCAATTGAACAAAATAGTGACAAAAAAATTAATTTTGATGTTGCTAAGGCAAACCAATTATTAGAAGATGCTGGCTGGAAACAAATCACACCGCAGCAGTATCAGGAATATCTTGCAAAGAAAACTGCCGCCACAAACCAAGACACGGCAACAACCACTGCTCCGGAAATTTTAACGCCAACCACCACGACTGAAGATGCACAAGCTAAAACTGAGACCGAAACCGAAGAACAGGGATTTTACCGACAAAAAGGAGAAAACATACTAACAATTACCCTAACCACCGTTAACCAGCCAGAGAATTCAAAGGCGGCTGAATTAATCAAAGAATTTTGGGAAGCAATCGGCGTAAAGGTAAACCTAGTCATTGTTGAGGGTTCAAAAATCAGACGCGAGGTTATTAAAACCAGAAATTATGAAGCATTGCTGTTTGGCATTATCGTCGGTTCAAATCCCGATCCCTATCCGTTTTGGCACTCTTCTCAAATTCAGGATCCGGGGCTGAATTTGGCACTATTTGCCAACCGCGAAGTTGATAAACTGCTTGAGGAAGCCAAAATAACTGAAAACGCTGAGGAACAGGTTCAAAAATATCAACGCTTTCAAGAAATTCTAGCTACTGAATTGCCGGCAATTTTCTTGCACACTCCGACATATAGCTACGTCGTTGACAAAAAAATTAAAGGTATTAATATTGGCCGAGTCATCATCCCTGCCGATCGGTTTAACAATATCCAAGACTGGTACATCAAAACTGAACGCCGCTATCAGGGAGACATTCATTAATTATCCATTTTATTATTCACCATTCTGTGTGCGTCATATCTCTAGACACACACCATTAAGCCGATGTGGTGAAATTGGTAGACACGCACGGTTCAGAGCCGTGTGAGCGCAAGCTCGTGAGAGTTCAAATCTCTCCATCGGCACCATAACAACTATATTACATTATGAAAGAACGAAAAAAACAGCATCCTGTTAGATCTCGCACCGGCAAGCCGTCGGTTGGCCGGAGAGACAACAATAGAAATCAACACCGCAAAAAGATTGCTAAGACCAAGCATCACAGCGGTGTTACTCAACCAAGTCCTAAAAGAAAAGAAGTCTTTTCACCGGACAAACTAAAAATCTACGCTTTAGGCGGCCTTGAAGAGGTCGGACGCAACATGACGGTTTTTGAATATGAAAACGATATCGTCATTGTCGACATGGGACACCAATTCCCCGAAGAAGAAATGCACGGCATTGATTATATCCTGCCGAATATTAGTTCACTTAAAGGTAAAGAAAAAAATATCCGCGCTGTACTAATTACGCACGGTCATCTTGACCATGTCGGCGCCGCGCCACACCTGCTGCCCGAGCTAGGTAATCCGCTGGTTATTGCCGCACCAATGACTGCCGCCATCTTGCGCAAACAGATTGAAGACCACAGCAACAAATTCACTCCCAAAATCATGGAATTACGTGACCTCAAGTCACCGATCAAATTAGGAAAAATCACCATTAATTTTTTCCAGGTCACTCACAGTATTAAAGATGCGCTAGGAATCATCCTTCAAACGCCCGTTGTCACTGTCATTCACCCCGGCGATTGGCGCTATGATCTTGATCCGGTTGAAGGCCCAAAAACCGACATGACTCATCTTGCTAAATGGAAGACTAAGACTAGACCGGTTGCCTTAATGATGGAAAGTCTGGGTTCAACCCAACAGGGTTTTCAGGGTTCGGAAATGGAAGTATATAAAAATATGGAGCAAATCATTAGTACTGCTCCCAGCCGTGTTATTTTTGGAACATTCTCTTCAATGATTGAACGTATCGGTCAGATCATTCAAATTTCTGAAAAGTATGGCAAAAAAGTCGCGGTTGACGGCTACAGCATGAAATCAAACGTAGAAATCGGCCGTAAATTTGGCTTCATTAAAACCAACAAAGAAACGCTTATTGACATTGCCAACATTGACGACTACCCAAAAAATAAAGTGGTGGTTATCTGTACCGGTTCTCAGGGTGAAGACCGGGCTGTGCTGCGCCGGATTGCCAATGGCGACCACCGGTTTATTAAAATTGAACCAAACGACACCATTGTTTTTTCGTCTTCGGTAATCCCCGGCAACGAACGAACAATCCAAACTTTAAAAGACCGGCTATACCGGCTTGGCGCAAATGTTATTCATAAAGAAATTATGGATGTCCACGCCGGCGGTCATGGCAAAATTGAAGATATCAAGCTACTGCTCAAAGAAGTTCAGCCAGATTATTTAATCCCGGTTTATGCTAATCACTACCTGCTTCAAGAAGCGTCAAAGGTGGCACAAAGTGTTGGTTTTCCAAAAGAAAAAATCTTTGTGGCTGACAATGGCCAAATTATTGAGTTTGACAAAAAGGGTGGCCGCCTCACCAACCAGCGAGTGGTGACTGATTATGTTTTTGTCGACGGTCTGGGTGTCGGCGATGTTTCAAGCGTTGTTTTAAAAGACCGCCAGGTGATGGCTTCCGACGGTATGATCGTCGTCATTGTCACTATTGATAAAAAACGCGGCGTGCTGGTACAAAATCCCGACCTTATTTCACGGGGATTTATCTATATGAAAGAAAATAAAAAACTGATTGAAGATACTCGAATGCTGGCAAGAAAAATTTTTAAGGGTACGCTTAAAGGCGGCGTTGATGAGGGTTACTATAAAGATAAAATCCGAACTGAAGTCAGCAATTTTTTGTACCAAAAAACTCAACGGCGACCAATGGTATTGCCGGTAATAATTCAAATTTAACTCTATGTGGTTTCAAAAAAAACCCTTATTCAACCTGCCGCTAAAAATTCTTTTGGTTACTAACTCCATCATCTTGCTGGCCGGCGCTATGTTTGGCCCGATCTACGCTTTGTTTGTCGAAGACATTGGTGGCGATTTGATGGATGCCAGTTTCGCCGGCGGTATTTTTGCTTTGGCTGCCGGCATTACCACGCTTGTCTCCGGCAAATACAGTGATCGGGTTAAAGAAAACGAACTAATCGTTGTTGCCGGTTACATGATTATGGGACTGGGGTTTTTACTGCTGTCAATCTGTACCTCAGTCTGGTTTCTTCTTCTTATTCAAATACTAATTGGTCTTGGTGAAGCCGTTTATTCACCGGCATTTGACGCTGTCTATTCAAAACATCTTGATAAAAATCACGCTGGCAAACAGTGGGGCGCCTGGGAATCAATCAACTACTTTTCACTTGCAGTCGGTGCCGTTGTCGGCGGCGTTATCGTCACATTGACTAACTTCAACGTTTTGTTTATTCTTATGGCAATGATGTCGTTTGCGAGCGGCATCTATATCTATTTACTACCACGCAAAGTTCTTTAGATCACCACAACCAATAAGGAAGGTACCATGGAGGAGCATCAAGAGCTCAAACAGAATTTGATTCGGCTTCGCCGGGTCACCAGCCGACTAAACACCTTGTTGCTTTGCTGCCTGGATTTGATGAAGGAGCAATCGTTTTGCGGCCGCACGCAGATCATTATGGATCAAATCCTAGACACCAGAAAACGGGCAATCATTGAACTTTGTCCGATCAAATCAAAGCTCGGACTGGCAATTCACTGTCCTGATCACGAAGCCGGCGAACTATTCAGACTAAAAGAGCTGGCCAAAATCGCGAAGATGAGCGTTTCGCCGACTGAAATTGACGATTATTTTGGCAAACTCTTTGCCGAATCGCGCACCCTTCAAGCGGTGCAAGCCGCGCAAGAGCTGGAAGGTGAGCCGTATCTAATGAAGTAATTGATACGGTTTTTTATTTACATAAAACTTGACAAATATTTTAACCGTGTTAAGATAGACACATCCTTAACAAAGTTATTAAAACCATTGAAGTATGTCCCCACGTTCGTGGGGGTTGGGCATACTGAGGTGGCCGCTGCGCTAGTGGCGGCCCGGGAGTAGTTACCCGTAACCAAAAACTAACTGATGTCGGTCGCCTCAGGCGACGACAGAGTCAGTAAAGCGATCAAATAATCCGTACTGACACGGATTTTTTTGATAATAAGGGTGGCACCGCGAAAACCTTTTCGTCCCTTAGTTATAGTGTTTACTATAACCAAGCGACGAGAGGGTTTTTTTGTTTAACGTTCTTTAAACGCCAAAATGGCAAAGGAGCTTTCAACCATGCCTTGGGGACATAGCGAAGACAAACGTCCACAACTTTGTTTTGAATGCAAAACTCCCATGCAGGGAACAAAAGAACAGTTCGTAAACGGCC includes these proteins:
- the uvrA gene encoding excinuclease ABC subunit UvrA, which translates into the protein MLKKIIVKGARVHNLKNINIEIPREKLVVFTGISGSGKSSLAFDTIYAEGQRRYVESLSTYARQFLGLMDKPEVDSIEGLSPAISIDQRSASTNPRSTVGTVTEIYDYLRLIYSRIGHVHCPVCGKELEKQTSSQIISRVFGLIKENSKVKIFAPVNIDKKSKTIDEIKKSGFKSIRVANEIKNLDATSLNFADGQTVEIIVGDLTYTKKEEEIFREELSRMVELALDLSNGQISIIVDSTEYFFSQHYICSKCNINITTLEPRNFSFNSPAGACAKCLGIGTRLEVDPELVIPNKRLTLAEGAIKPWARNFSNQNNYWQLLQTVAKEHKFKLDVPVSELSEKSLDIIFNGTGGKEYEIGNEKLTFAGVLEILQEKYQQTTSDYLRQEIEQYMRVFTCPYCQGRRLKPVYLAVTIGEKNISEITSLTIEKGLEFFKQLQKNKTGELSLTAKEHKIADQAIKEIVNHLQYLNDVGLGYITLDRPSATLSGGEAQRIRLATQLGLSLTGVVYILDEPSIGLHQKDNQRLIDTLKHLRDLGNTVIVVEHDEMTMEAADEIIDIGPGAGEAGGKVVAQGTPAEIKKNKNSLTGRYLSGTDKIDEPKTYRKGNGKFIEIIGASEFNLKNIDAKIPLGKFICLTGVSGSGKSTLMLDILVKALAKKFYRAKDLPGRHKDIKGIEHIDKIIAIDQSPIGRTPRSNPATYTGVFTYIRDLFTETQEAKIRGYKAGKFSFNAKAGRCETCAGEGLVKIEMQFLPDVYVQCEECHGSRYKAEVLEIHYQGKNIADILDMSVEEAMKFFRNQPIISNKLKTLHDVGLGYVRLGQPATTLSGGEAQRVKLATELSRRSTGKTLYILDEPTTGLHFEDIKQLLGVLNKLVDKGNTVLIIEHNLDVIKCADWVIDLGPEGGDAGGEIVAFGTPRDIVKVTRSYTGKYLKDVLK
- a CDS encoding DsbA family protein produces the protein MYTEEPIFNVPNSQKGDHQPDKKWYKHWWGQLLIGFLVLFSVFSVAFGIYVAKVIYLLRSGEITASELFGGSAAEPDDQIVLTNLATDDDPSVGPKDAKVVVVEFSDFQCPYCAQVYPVVKELIKDYSDRVLFVFRDFPLTDIHPQAVLASLAGECANEQGKFWEMHDKIFENQDKINEDNLAAWSVQIGLNSLQFSSCMGAGKYLPEIEADLQEGLAFGVEATPTFFINGKPLRGAVSLATFESIILAELSR
- the secG gene encoding preprotein translocase subunit SecG, whose translation is MIMLIDIIQIISAVLLIAVVLIQNKGTGLGAAFGGEGTVHRSKRGAEKWLFTSTIILAIVFLATALANTLF
- a CDS encoding ribonuclease J, translating into MKERKKQHPVRSRTGKPSVGRRDNNRNQHRKKIAKTKHHSGVTQPSPKRKEVFSPDKLKIYALGGLEEVGRNMTVFEYENDIVIVDMGHQFPEEEMHGIDYILPNISSLKGKEKNIRAVLITHGHLDHVGAAPHLLPELGNPLVIAAPMTAAILRKQIEDHSNKFTPKIMELRDLKSPIKLGKITINFFQVTHSIKDALGIILQTPVVTVIHPGDWRYDLDPVEGPKTDMTHLAKWKTKTRPVALMMESLGSTQQGFQGSEMEVYKNMEQIISTAPSRVIFGTFSSMIERIGQIIQISEKYGKKVAVDGYSMKSNVEIGRKFGFIKTNKETLIDIANIDDYPKNKVVVICTGSQGEDRAVLRRIANGDHRFIKIEPNDTIVFSSSVIPGNERTIQTLKDRLYRLGANVIHKEIMDVHAGGHGKIEDIKLLLKEVQPDYLIPVYANHYLLQEASKVAQSVGFPKEKIFVADNGQIIEFDKKGGRLTNQRVVTDYVFVDGLGVGDVSSVVLKDRQVMASDGMIVVIVTIDKKRGVLVQNPDLISRGFIYMKENKKLIEDTRMLARKIFKGTLKGGVDEGYYKDKIRTEVSNFLYQKTQRRPMVLPVIIQI
- a CDS encoding MFS transporter, whose product is MWFQKKPLFNLPLKILLVTNSIILLAGAMFGPIYALFVEDIGGDLMDASFAGGIFALAAGITTLVSGKYSDRVKENELIVVAGYMIMGLGFLLLSICTSVWFLLLIQILIGLGEAVYSPAFDAVYSKHLDKNHAGKQWGAWESINYFSLAVGAVVGGVIVTLTNFNVLFILMAMMSFASGIYIYLLPRKVL